A window from Salvia miltiorrhiza cultivar Shanhuang (shh) chromosome 2, IMPLAD_Smil_shh, whole genome shotgun sequence encodes these proteins:
- the LOC131009173 gene encoding signaling peptide TAXIMIN 1-like, whose amino-acid sequence MRIKLATSHVTKLLHYLYIYLIHASLSFIIPPKRKGKKEKKKLNKTKGKQQSSRNFEKNRGGEDQREMCCGDGDCRPLGFLLGLPFAFLSLIISLIGILIWIVGLLLSCICPCCLCVTLLVEMALELIKAPIHVMEWFTSQIPC is encoded by the exons ATGAGAATAAAGTTAGCCACCTCGCATGTTACAAAATTACTCCattatttatacatttatttaatccatgCCTCACTCTCATTCATCATTCCTcccaaaagaaaaggaaaaaaagaaaaaaaaaagctcaacaaaacaaaaggaaagCAACAAAGCTCGCGAAATTTCGAGAAAAATCGAGGTGGTGAAGATCAGCGGGAGATGTGCTGCGGCGACGGCGATTGCAGGCCTCTAGGGTTCCTGCTGGGGCTGCCCttcgcctttctctctctaatcatCTCTCTCATCGGCATACTCATCTGGATCGTCGG GTTGTTGCTGAGCTGCATATGCCCTTGCTGTCTGTGCGTGACGCTGCTGGTGGAGATGGCGCTCGAGCTCATCAAAGCCCCCATTCATGTCATGGAGTGGTTCACTTCTCAGATCCCTTGTtga